In Halapricum desulfuricans, a single window of DNA contains:
- the rbcL gene encoding type III ribulose-bisphosphate carboxylase yields the protein MAGISYEDFLDRDYEPRDDDLVCRFAVRPAEGLDPEAVAGRVASESSNGTWARLQVEGSITDLSARAFEIEDGRVSVAYPDTLFEHGNMAQVLSCITGNIMGMKAVERIRLLDCEWPESLASSFPGPQYGSAVRAEIFGVEDRPITASVPKPKVGLSTAQHAQIGYEIWTGGVDLLKDDENLTDQSFNPFEERLTESLAMRDRAEEETGEPKSYLVNVTAPGPEMLERVDLAAEHGCEYVMVDVVTAGWSSVQQVRERAADLGLAIHAHRAMHAAFDRVPEHGVSMRVLAQVARLVGVDQLHTGTAGLGKLENEDTKGINEWLRSDLHGLADVLPVASGGLHPGLVPELLDALGTNLAVQVGGGIHGHPEGSHAGAKAFRAAVDAAVEGRSLDAAAEETPELATALETWGREGTR from the coding sequence ATGGCTGGCATCAGCTACGAGGACTTCCTGGATCGGGACTACGAACCGCGCGATGACGACCTCGTCTGTCGGTTCGCGGTCCGGCCGGCCGAGGGACTGGATCCGGAGGCCGTCGCGGGCCGGGTCGCCTCGGAGAGTTCAAACGGGACGTGGGCACGACTGCAGGTGGAAGGGTCGATCACTGACCTGAGCGCACGCGCGTTCGAGATCGAGGACGGGCGTGTCAGCGTCGCTTACCCCGACACGCTGTTCGAGCACGGGAACATGGCGCAGGTGCTGTCGTGTATCACGGGCAACATCATGGGGATGAAGGCCGTCGAGCGGATCCGCCTGCTGGACTGTGAGTGGCCCGAGTCGCTGGCGAGCAGCTTTCCCGGTCCGCAGTACGGGTCGGCAGTTCGGGCGGAGATTTTCGGCGTCGAAGACCGGCCGATCACCGCCAGCGTGCCGAAGCCGAAAGTCGGGCTCTCGACCGCCCAGCACGCACAGATCGGCTACGAGATCTGGACGGGCGGCGTGGACCTGCTCAAAGACGACGAGAACCTCACCGACCAGTCGTTCAACCCCTTCGAGGAACGGCTGACCGAGAGTCTGGCGATGCGGGACCGCGCCGAGGAGGAGACCGGCGAGCCCAAGAGCTATCTGGTGAACGTGACCGCGCCGGGGCCGGAGATGCTCGAACGGGTCGATCTGGCGGCCGAACACGGCTGTGAGTACGTGATGGTCGACGTAGTGACGGCGGGCTGGAGCAGCGTCCAGCAGGTCCGCGAGCGGGCGGCGGACCTCGGGCTGGCGATCCACGCTCACCGGGCGATGCACGCGGCGTTCGATCGCGTTCCGGAACACGGCGTCTCGATGCGCGTGCTCGCACAGGTCGCTCGACTCGTCGGCGTCGATCAACTGCACACCGGGACCGCGGGGCTGGGCAAACTCGAAAACGAGGACACGAAGGGGATCAACGAGTGGCTTCGGTCGGACCTGCACGGCCTCGCTGACGTGTTGCCGGTCGCGTCGGGCGGGCTCCATCCCGGACTCGTACCGGAGTTGCTCGATGCGCTCGGGACGAACCTCGCGGTGCAGGTCGGCGGCGGCATCCACGGCCACCCAGAGGGCAGTCATGCGGGCGCGAAAGCGTTCAGAGCCGCCGTCGACGCCGCCGTCGAGGGGCGCTCGCTCGACGCTGCCGCCGAGGAGACGCCCGAACTCGCGACGGCACTCGAAACGTGGGGACGAGAGGGGACGCGGTGA
- a CDS encoding PHP domain-containing protein, with protein MVRADLHVHTTVSDGELDPEAVPAAARQAGLDAVAITDHDRLQPDLDDPVVRRDGLTVVHGIELRVDAGSQRVDLLGYGLEPTADLEAACERIQRDRIERARTIVECVEDRLGAALGVDFHPGVGRPHVARAIAESDADLGYQEAFETLIGDDDPCFVAREIPDFETGRRLLEEAAAFVGLAHPLRYRDPDHALELTAELDAVELAYPYDHDADLGRVRRAIDRHGLLATGGSDAHGRRLGITGLDAEAFERVRKRLPHPAVE; from the coding sequence ATGGTCCGCGCGGATCTGCACGTGCACACGACAGTCTCGGACGGCGAACTCGACCCCGAGGCGGTGCCGGCAGCCGCGCGCCAGGCCGGGCTGGACGCCGTCGCGATTACCGACCACGATCGGCTCCAGCCCGACCTGGACGACCCGGTCGTCCGCCGTGACGGCCTGACGGTCGTCCACGGGATCGAGCTCCGGGTCGACGCCGGGAGCCAGCGGGTCGATCTGCTCGGGTACGGGCTGGAGCCGACAGCCGACCTCGAGGCGGCCTGCGAGCGCATCCAGCGCGACCGGATCGAGCGGGCCCGGACGATCGTCGAGTGCGTCGAGGACCGGCTCGGCGCCGCGCTGGGGGTCGATTTCCATCCGGGCGTCGGGCGGCCACACGTCGCCCGCGCGATCGCCGAGAGCGACGCCGATCTCGGCTATCAGGAGGCCTTCGAGACGCTCATCGGCGACGACGACCCCTGTTTCGTCGCCCGGGAGATTCCCGACTTCGAGACCGGCCGGCGACTGCTTGAAGAGGCGGCCGCGTTCGTCGGGCTGGCTCACCCACTGCGCTACCGCGACCCCGACCACGCCCTCGAGCTGACCGCCGAACTTGACGCCGTCGAGCTGGCCTATCCGTACGATCACGACGCCGATCTTGGCAGGGTTCGGCGGGCGATCGATCGCCACGGGCTGCTGGCGACCGGCGGAAGCGACGCGCACGGACGGCGACTGGGGATCACTGGTCTCGACGCCGAGGCGTTCGAGCGGGTCCGAAAACGGCTTCCACACCCGGCCGTCGAGTGA
- a CDS encoding universal stress protein gives MYDRILLPTDGSEEIEPVIEHAVELAAHHDATLHALYVLDTASLNSLPMETSWDTISSILEEEGAAALDVIDEYADDVVIERKIVEGSPSRRIVQYAEDEGMVLIVMGTHGRGGIDRLLLGSVAERVVRTSSVPVLTVRVGSE, from the coding sequence ATGTACGATCGGATACTCCTGCCGACGGACGGCTCGGAGGAGATCGAGCCAGTCATCGAACACGCGGTCGAGCTGGCCGCCCACCACGACGCGACGCTGCACGCGCTGTACGTGCTCGATACGGCCTCGCTCAACAGTCTCCCGATGGAGACGTCCTGGGACACGATCTCGTCGATCCTCGAAGAGGAGGGGGCGGCCGCGCTCGACGTGATCGACGAGTACGCCGACGACGTGGTAATCGAACGGAAGATCGTCGAGGGATCGCCGAGCCGCCGGATCGTCCAGTACGCCGAAGACGAGGGGATGGTCCTCATCGTCATGGGCACCCACGGCCGCGGCGGGATCGATCGCCTGTTGCTGGGCAGCGTCGCCGAACGCGTCGTGCGAACCTCGTCAGTGCCCGTTCTGACCGTTCGTGTCGGCAGTGAGTGA
- a CDS encoding DUF6757 family protein: protein MNCHYCDRDADVTVEKDGIKVGVCKEHFRERMEELADSEWLQGVEEELDIDRAE from the coding sequence ATGAACTGCCACTACTGTGATCGTGACGCCGACGTCACCGTCGAGAAGGACGGGATCAAGGTCGGCGTCTGCAAGGAGCACTTCCGCGAGCGGATGGAAGAACTCGCGGACTCGGAGTGGCTCCAGGGCGTCGAAGAGGAGCTGGACATCGATCGCGCCGAGTGA
- a CDS encoding Single-stranded DNA binding protein has translation MNLDSEAEELASALGADKTEVKRDLENLVSYSVPLEEAKQSLRRKYGDSDDSSGSEPESKDLADVTPEDSNVTVTGRVLTVGKRSIRYQGADHTIYEGEIADQTGTLSYTAWEDFDLEPGDTIRAGNAGVREWEGNAELNLGESTSVEKREQSLSVPYEIGGGAALIDLEAGDRGAAVEVTVLECERKMIDGRDGETEILSGVLADETARLPFTDWDPHPEIEEGASVRIENTYVREFRGAPSINVSEFSTVEVLDRTVEAAESAPELSIREALDSGGMFDVEVRGDVIAVRDGSGLIERCPECGRIVQNGQCRTHGQVEPVEDLRTKAILDDGTGTVTAILDDELTAEIYGGDVEDAREHARDAMDKEVVADTIREAIVGRSFRVRGTLSIDEYGANLNATAFAEVADDPADRATALLAEVNP, from the coding sequence ATGAATCTCGACAGCGAGGCCGAGGAGCTCGCCTCCGCCCTCGGCGCAGACAAGACGGAGGTCAAACGCGACCTGGAGAACCTGGTGTCCTACAGCGTCCCGCTGGAGGAAGCCAAACAGAGTCTCCGCCGGAAGTACGGCGACAGCGACGACAGCTCCGGTTCGGAACCCGAGAGCAAGGATCTGGCCGATGTCACGCCCGAAGACTCGAACGTCACCGTCACCGGACGGGTCCTCACAGTCGGCAAGCGATCGATCCGCTATCAGGGAGCGGATCACACGATCTACGAGGGCGAGATCGCCGACCAGACGGGAACGCTGTCCTACACCGCCTGGGAGGACTTCGATCTCGAGCCCGGTGACACGATCCGTGCGGGCAACGCCGGCGTCCGGGAATGGGAGGGAAACGCCGAGTTGAACCTCGGCGAGTCCACCAGCGTCGAGAAACGCGAACAGTCGCTGTCGGTCCCCTACGAGATCGGGGGCGGCGCGGCACTGATCGACCTCGAGGCCGGCGACCGCGGGGCCGCCGTCGAGGTGACCGTCCTCGAGTGCGAGCGCAAGATGATCGACGGCCGGGACGGCGAGACGGAGATCCTCAGCGGCGTGCTCGCCGACGAGACGGCGCGGCTGCCATTCACCGACTGGGATCCCCACCCCGAGATCGAGGAGGGTGCGTCGGTCCGGATCGAGAACACCTACGTCCGGGAGTTCCGCGGCGCGCCGTCGATCAACGTCTCGGAGTTCTCGACCGTCGAGGTGCTCGATCGGACGGTCGAGGCCGCCGAGTCGGCGCCGGAACTGTCGATCCGGGAGGCGCTCGACTCCGGTGGGATGTTCGACGTCGAGGTCCGCGGCGACGTCATCGCCGTCCGCGACGGATCGGGGTTGATCGAGCGCTGTCCCGAGTGCGGGCGGATCGTCCAGAACGGGCAGTGTCGCACCCACGGACAGGTCGAACCCGTCGAGGACCTTCGGACGAAGGCCATCCTCGACGACGGGACCGGTACGGTCACGGCAATCCTCGACGACGAACTCACCGCCGAGATCTACGGCGGCGACGTCGAGGACGCCCGCGAACACGCCCGCGACGCGATGGACAAGGAAGTCGTCGCAGATACCATCCGGGAGGCGATCGTCGGTCGCTCGTTCCGCGTTCGCGGCACGCTGAGCATCGACGAGTACGGAGCGAACCTGAACGCCACGGCCTTCGCTGAGGTGGCCGACGATCCGGCCGATCGCGCGACCGCGCTGCTCGCTGAGGTGAACCCATGA
- a CDS encoding formyltetrahydrofolate deformylase has protein sequence MSPVTSEMTEITVVGEDDTGLIANVTSLLFERGINIEDLDQAVREGLFRMTMHVDTAEMVCTESKLRADLQNLGEELDVDIKVRFPKDRETQSIAVLVTKESHCLEAIFEAWASGELGADIDVVIGNHSDLEPLAEKYEVPFHDIGDEKGTPDEAELLDLLEEYDSDLIVLARYMRILSPDVVFRYENQIINVHPSLLPAFPGASAYMQAIEEGVRIAGVTAHYVTTDLDQGPIITQRAFNVPDDATEEELQRIGQPLEAEALLEAIKLHLDQEVSVHRGRTTLRDPEETDAQLGAPEKLDELNPDRPVDGLGEFLAEQEETQAEADD, from the coding sequence GTGTCTCCCGTGACCAGCGAGATGACCGAAATCACTGTCGTCGGCGAGGACGACACCGGACTGATCGCCAACGTCACGTCGCTGCTGTTCGAGCGCGGTATCAACATCGAGGACCTCGATCAAGCCGTCCGAGAGGGCCTCTTCCGGATGACGATGCACGTCGACACCGCGGAGATGGTCTGCACGGAGTCGAAACTACGTGCTGACCTTCAGAACCTGGGCGAGGAACTCGATGTCGACATCAAGGTCCGGTTCCCCAAGGACCGTGAGACCCAGTCGATCGCCGTCCTCGTGACGAAGGAATCGCACTGTCTGGAGGCGATCTTCGAGGCCTGGGCCAGCGGCGAGCTCGGCGCGGACATCGACGTGGTGATCGGCAACCACTCCGACCTGGAGCCCCTCGCCGAGAAGTACGAGGTCCCGTTCCACGACATCGGCGACGAGAAGGGCACGCCCGACGAGGCGGAACTGCTCGATCTGCTCGAGGAGTACGACTCGGATCTGATCGTACTGGCCCGATACATGCGCATTCTCAGCCCGGACGTCGTCTTCCGCTACGAGAACCAGATCATCAACGTCCATCCGAGCCTGCTGCCCGCGTTCCCCGGCGCGTCGGCGTACATGCAGGCTATCGAAGAGGGCGTCCGCATCGCCGGCGTGACCGCCCACTACGTGACGACCGACCTCGATCAGGGACCGATTATCACCCAGCGCGCGTTCAACGTCCCCGACGACGCCACCGAGGAAGAACTCCAGCGGATCGGTCAGCCGCTTGAGGCAGAAGCGTTGCTGGAGGCGATCAAACTGCATCTCGATCAGGAAGTCTCCGTCCACCGCGGCCGGACGACACTGCGCGACCCCGAGGAAACTGACGCACAGTTGGGCGCACCCGAAAAGCTCGACGAACTCAATCCCGATCGACCGGTCGACGGTCTCGGCGAGTTCCTCGCCGAGCAGGAAGAAACGCAGGCCGAAGCCGACGATTAG
- a CDS encoding HVO_0476 family zinc finger protein — protein MTDATDRIAVPCPACSPEFETVHEVLSEGGQATVRCTECGHVHKTSLPEETTLQRDVVVSQDGESFAASTDVPAEETLAVGEEFLLETDEAIMTVRITSLELDEDRVEQAPAEAVRTIWTRAVGNVSVDATVHPKDGDREGTRSETLHVPGDYEFVVGETDELGDLEFTIEGIHLRADAHGYTHEKLDHDGDMAFAKDVKRLLVRDESSTAWSAW, from the coding sequence ATGACCGACGCTACGGATCGGATCGCAGTGCCGTGTCCGGCCTGCTCGCCCGAGTTCGAGACCGTCCACGAGGTGCTCTCGGAGGGCGGTCAGGCGACCGTCAGATGCACCGAGTGCGGACACGTCCACAAGACGAGTCTGCCCGAAGAGACCACGCTCCAGCGCGACGTCGTCGTCTCTCAGGACGGCGAGTCGTTCGCCGCGAGCACCGACGTGCCAGCCGAGGAGACGCTAGCTGTCGGCGAGGAGTTCCTGCTGGAGACCGACGAGGCGATCATGACCGTCCGGATCACCAGTCTCGAACTGGATGAGGATCGGGTCGAGCAGGCCCCGGCCGAAGCCGTCCGGACAATCTGGACCCGCGCAGTCGGCAACGTCAGCGTCGACGCGACCGTCCACCCGAAGGACGGCGACCGCGAGGGCACGCGCAGCGAGACGCTGCACGTCCCCGGCGACTACGAGTTCGTCGTCGGCGAGACTGACGAACTGGGCGACCTGGAGTTCACGATCGAGGGGATTCACCTCCGGGCAGACGCCCACGGATACACCCACGAGAAGCTCGATCACGACGGCGATATGGCCTTCGCCAAGGACGTCAAGCGTCTGCTCGTCCGCGACGAGAGTTCGACCGCCTGGTCGGCGTGGTAG
- a CDS encoding RPA family protein codes for MSADEETVNRREVAYRLFASEFEDSDFSYAESDEERAPNYVITPTGARVNRLFVVGVLTEVQPVSDDVLRARVVDPTGAFVVYAGQYQPDAQTFLERAEPPAFVAVAGKARTFQPEDSDVIYTSVRPESVNEVDAETRDRWTVRTAERTLERVGTMAGALDSDVDGEELRERLAEQGVPEGLAAGIPLAVDHYGTGGPYLDALRRTALEALEVVAGEREEVTDQSVTPDASGEADLSRLADLELSSPETVEEPEPGTATADSRAGTAGEAASEASTAEDMPDEPEAPGEIEEPAVPAEGTESRTAEAGGEAETGGSEAGTSGSEAATPESTAGTEEEDAGVEEDDLGDFEPGEFDLDEETREEVRSEYGTDFQSGTEVDEPGQADIEKPDPEDLAESEPAAGARADEPAAGSESTVEESTDADEAAELDLEDAVMDAMTELDDGGGADREQVIAAVVDEQGADPGAVEDAVQDALMNGRCYEPDDETLKPI; via the coding sequence ATGAGCGCCGACGAGGAGACAGTCAACCGCCGGGAGGTCGCCTACCGGCTGTTCGCCAGCGAATTCGAAGACAGCGATTTCTCGTACGCCGAGAGCGACGAGGAACGCGCGCCGAACTACGTGATCACGCCGACGGGCGCGCGGGTCAACCGGCTGTTCGTCGTCGGCGTCCTGACGGAGGTCCAGCCGGTCAGCGACGACGTCCTGCGCGCGCGAGTCGTCGACCCGACCGGGGCGTTCGTCGTCTACGCCGGTCAGTACCAGCCCGACGCCCAGACGTTCCTCGAACGCGCCGAACCGCCGGCGTTCGTCGCCGTCGCCGGTAAAGCCCGCACCTTCCAGCCCGAGGATAGCGACGTGATCTACACCTCGGTCCGGCCCGAGAGCGTCAACGAGGTCGACGCCGAGACGCGCGATCGGTGGACGGTGCGGACCGCCGAGCGCACGCTCGAACGGGTCGGGACGATGGCCGGAGCACTGGACAGCGACGTCGACGGTGAGGAGTTACGGGAACGGCTGGCCGAGCAGGGCGTTCCCGAGGGGCTGGCGGCCGGGATCCCGCTAGCGGTCGACCACTACGGGACCGGCGGCCCCTATCTCGACGCGCTCCGCCGGACCGCCCTGGAGGCGCTGGAAGTGGTCGCTGGCGAACGCGAGGAAGTCACTGACCAGTCAGTCACGCCCGATGCGAGCGGCGAAGCCGATCTGTCGCGTCTCGCCGACCTCGAACTGTCGTCCCCCGAGACGGTTGAGGAACCCGAACCGGGCACAGCGACGGCGGACTCCCGGGCCGGGACAGCAGGAGAGGCCGCCAGCGAGGCGAGCACGGCCGAGGACATGCCCGACGAGCCCGAAGCACCCGGGGAGATCGAGGAGCCAGCCGTCCCGGCTGAAGGCACCGAATCGCGGACGGCCGAGGCAGGTGGCGAGGCTGAGACGGGCGGATCTGAAGCCGGGACATCAGGATCAGAGGCGGCGACTCCCGAGTCGACCGCGGGCACCGAAGAAGAGGACGCCGGTGTCGAAGAAGACGATCTCGGTGATTTCGAGCCGGGCGAGTTCGACCTCGACGAGGAGACCCGCGAGGAGGTCCGCTCGGAGTACGGCACCGACTTCCAGAGCGGGACGGAAGTCGACGAGCCCGGGCAGGCGGACATCGAGAAGCCCGATCCGGAAGACCTCGCCGAGAGCGAACCGGCGGCCGGGGCGCGCGCAGACGAGCCGGCTGCCGGATCCGAGTCGACCGTCGAGGAAAGCACAGATGCGGACGAAGCCGCCGAACTGGATCTGGAAGACGCGGTCATGGACGCGATGACGGAGCTGGACGACGGCGGCGGCGCGGACCGCGAGCAGGTGATCGCCGCCGTCGTCGACGAGCAGGGGGCCGACCCCGGGGCCGTCGAGGACGCGGTGCAGGACGCGCTGATGAACGGCCGGTGTTACGAGCCCGACGACGAGACGCTCAAGCCGATCTGA
- a CDS encoding RAD55 family ATPase has product MRISSGVQGFDELVDGGLLPRRLYVVSGPPGSGKTTFSSQFITQGAKQGENCLYVTMHETKEELMQDMSGFDFGFDKAMQSDAVQFLNLVTESGKRTITQFGHEGGLTNRLVAYLDSNDIDRAVIDSTMLLQHFFSDANQEITGFLSALKQTDATIILISEMTDPSAYSDEHYLAHGVIFFHNYLESGGMTRGVQVIKMRGTPIDCDIRRISFSDRGLAVHSEEKLQG; this is encoded by the coding sequence ATGCGCATCTCGAGTGGCGTCCAGGGGTTCGACGAACTCGTCGATGGCGGGCTGTTGCCGCGGCGACTGTACGTCGTCAGCGGCCCGCCCGGCAGCGGGAAGACGACGTTCTCCTCGCAGTTCATCACGCAGGGCGCAAAGCAGGGCGAGAACTGCCTGTACGTGACGATGCACGAGACGAAGGAGGAGCTGATGCAGGACATGTCCGGGTTCGACTTCGGGTTCGACAAGGCCATGCAGTCCGACGCCGTCCAGTTCCTCAATCTCGTGACCGAGAGCGGCAAGCGCACGATCACGCAGTTCGGCCACGAGGGCGGACTGACCAACCGACTGGTCGCCTATCTCGACTCCAACGACATCGATCGCGCGGTAATCGACTCGACGATGCTGCTCCAGCACTTCTTCTCGGACGCCAACCAGGAGATCACTGGCTTCCTCTCGGCGCTGAAACAGACCGACGCGACGATCATCCTCATCTCGGAGATGACCGACCCGAGCGCCTACTCCGACGAACACTACCTCGCTCACGGGGTCATCTTCTTCCACAACTACCTGGAGTCGGGCGGCATGACCCGCGGCGTGCAGGTCATCAAGATGCGCGGGACGCCGATCGACTGTGACATCCGCCGGATCTCGTTCAGCGACCGCGGACTGGCGGTCCACTCCGAGGAGAAACTCCAGGGATAG
- a CDS encoding DUF5789 family protein, whose amino-acid sequence MKLTKAVEQFETHTYPATTEELIEAYGETELTLPNGTETLGEVLGRFESETFETAGDARTATYCAVSSKGIGRKYYSDRDPIAPGEDGPDPLSL is encoded by the coding sequence ATGAAACTCACAAAAGCTGTCGAACAGTTCGAGACTCACACCTACCCGGCGACGACGGAGGAGTTGATCGAGGCGTACGGCGAGACCGAGTTGACGTTGCCCAACGGGACCGAGACGCTGGGGGAGGTCCTCGGCCGGTTCGAGAGCGAGACGTTCGAGACGGCGGGCGATGCTCGCACTGCGACGTACTGTGCGGTTTCGAGCAAAGGGATCGGCCGCAAGTACTACAGCGACCGCGATCCGATCGCGCCCGGCGAGGACGGCCCCGACCCGCTCTCGCTGTGA
- a CDS encoding zinc ribbon domain-containing protein, with protein MTLGTEVEQAMRRTEPDDPELLVYECADCGRAFAREHGACPACDGAVVEVLLR; from the coding sequence ATGACACTCGGGACCGAGGTCGAACAGGCGATGCGTCGAACCGAACCGGACGATCCCGAGTTGCTGGTCTACGAGTGTGCGGACTGTGGACGGGCGTTCGCGCGCGAGCACGGAGCGTGTCCGGCTTGCGATGGGGCCGTGGTGGAAGTCCTGCTCCGATAG
- a CDS encoding metallophosphoesterase has protein sequence MAVEPIPDAPAAVADTGQRRALVVADYHAGLEVHLRREGVELDPADRQRRERLLALLAETDSDRLVVLGDLATTIGEPTGEERTEIEALLDSVAVPITIVKGNHDGEIESVVGDRPDVTVTDGDGTRIGAVGFAHGHTWPAPAVLEADTVCVAHEHPVVRLEDEVGGARVERVWLRGGLDLTPFRDQYGDRLGAVSAELVVFPAFNDRSGGTWVNVEGRDFLSPFLPEGLDNGQAYLLDGTRLGPYRRL, from the coding sequence ATGGCCGTCGAGCCGATCCCCGACGCGCCCGCCGCGGTCGCCGACACCGGCCAGCGACGCGCGCTCGTCGTCGCGGACTACCACGCCGGGCTGGAGGTCCATCTCCGGCGTGAGGGCGTCGAACTCGACCCCGCCGATCGCCAGCGCCGCGAGCGACTGCTGGCACTGCTTGCGGAGACTGACTCCGACCGGCTCGTCGTGCTCGGCGATCTGGCGACCACGATCGGCGAGCCGACCGGCGAGGAACGCACCGAGATCGAGGCGTTGCTCGATTCCGTCGCCGTCCCGATCACGATCGTCAAGGGCAACCACGACGGCGAGATCGAGTCCGTCGTCGGCGACCGGCCCGACGTGACGGTAACCGACGGCGACGGCACGCGGATCGGCGCGGTCGGGTTCGCACACGGGCACACCTGGCCCGCGCCGGCCGTGCTCGAGGCCGACACGGTGTGTGTCGCTCACGAACACCCGGTCGTCCGACTGGAAGACGAGGTCGGCGGCGCTCGCGTCGAGCGCGTCTGGCTTCGAGGGGGCCTCGACCTGACCCCGTTTCGCGACCAGTACGGCGATCGACTGGGCGCGGTCTCGGCCGAACTGGTCGTCTTCCCCGCGTTCAACGATCGCTCCGGCGGGACGTGGGTCAACGTCGAGGGACGGGACTTCCTCTCGCCGTTCCTGCCCGAGGGACTGGACAACGGGCAAGCGTACCTGCTTGACGGCACGCGACTCGGGCCGTATCGGCGGCTGTGA
- a CDS encoding P-loop NTPase — translation MTEVCAVAGAKGGVGKTTTSINLGTVLADLDQRVVTVELDLAMANLVDFIDFDVDFETATTLHDVLAGRAELEAATYETDGGLTAVPSGTDLDRYADTDLERLPAIIEQLRWEYDVVLLDTPAGLSEETIRPMQLSDLAIIVSTPRISSVRNAQNTIQLARRTETDVFGLVLSKSGTGASPGATRIAEFLDVDLLGHVPEDEAVPHAQDRGEPVVRNAPRSGAAIAYRKIARKLGATDEVETKRAATTDTELHQVAIDETDDGTAITTEGTQSTSDDRRRMDHTRPETTADPLTETTDRVSTRGGSGTGGLAVPDDEQKADADRTADGEGGQAADDGYDSDAAGQRSLADRFRSLVGL, via the coding sequence ATGACCGAGGTCTGCGCCGTCGCGGGTGCGAAAGGTGGCGTCGGGAAGACCACGACGAGCATCAACCTCGGGACCGTACTAGCTGACCTCGACCAGCGAGTCGTCACGGTAGAGCTGGACCTCGCCATGGCGAACCTCGTGGATTTCATCGATTTCGACGTCGATTTCGAGACGGCGACCACGTTACACGACGTACTTGCGGGGCGTGCCGAACTTGAAGCGGCGACATACGAAACCGACGGGGGATTGACGGCCGTCCCGAGCGGAACAGATCTGGACAGGTACGCGGACACCGACCTCGAACGCCTCCCGGCCATAATCGAACAGCTTCGCTGGGAGTACGATGTGGTACTGCTCGACACACCTGCAGGTCTGAGCGAGGAGACGATTCGCCCGATGCAGCTCAGCGACCTGGCGATCATCGTCTCGACACCGCGGATATCGTCGGTACGGAACGCACAGAACACGATCCAGCTGGCCAGACGGACTGAGACTGACGTGTTTGGACTCGTACTCTCCAAGTCCGGGACGGGCGCATCACCGGGTGCGACGCGTATCGCCGAGTTTCTGGACGTCGATTTGCTCGGTCACGTCCCGGAGGACGAAGCGGTGCCCCATGCCCAGGACCGAGGGGAACCCGTCGTCCGCAACGCACCCCGGAGCGGAGCGGCCATCGCGTATCGCAAGATCGCCCGGAAACTCGGAGCAACGGACGAGGTTGAGACGAAGCGTGCAGCTACGACTGACACGGAACTCCACCAGGTGGCGATAGACGAGACTGACGACGGCACAGCAATCACGACGGAGGGGACGCAGTCTACCTCCGACGACCGCCGTCGGATGGACCACACGCGACCGGAAACGACAGCGGACCCGCTAACGGAAACGACTGACCGCGTCTCGACACGAGGCGGGAGCGGCACCGGCGGACTGGCAGTTCCCGACGACGAACAGAAAGCGGACGCCGATCGAACGGCGGATGGCGAGGGGGGACAGGCGGCCGACGACGGGTACGACTCCGACGCCGCCGGACAGCGATCGCTCGCGGACCGGTTTCGGTCGCTCGTCGGGCTATGA